One genomic segment of Ipomoea triloba cultivar NCNSP0323 chromosome 9, ASM357664v1 includes these proteins:
- the LOC116030582 gene encoding B-box zinc finger protein 21-like produces the protein MKKCELCKSAARVFCDSDQANLCWECDARVHSANFLVAKHSRTLLCQACQSQTPWTGSGPKLGPTVSVCQACFGRNSSTSAPDHDLENGAGDQDDDDDEEEGENGGDEDESDHNSEEEEEEEDNQVVPFSSSTPLQLQQPPSLPSTSSSSEDSSTRFYRETDPSRNGFLSKRTDENASSHYDGIERPDENAYQRTRSWTWR, from the exons atgaagaaatgtGAACTGTGCAAATCTGCAGCAAGAGTGTTCTGCGATTCAGATCAAGCCAACCTGTGCTGGGAGTGCGATGCAAGGGTTCACTCGGCCAATTTCCTCGTTGCCAAGCACTCAAGAACTCTCCTCTGTCAGGCCTGCCAATCCCAGACGCCATGGACAGGCTCAGGCCCCAAGCTGGGCCCCACAGTCTCTGTCTGCCAGGCCTGTTTCGGCAGAAACTCCAGCACCAGTGCTCCAGATCATGATCTTGAGAATGGCGCAGGGGatcaagatgatgatgatgatgaggaggaggGTGAAAATGGTGGAGATGAAGATGAAAGCGACCATAActccgaagaagaagaagaagaagaagataatcaAGTAGTTCCATTCTCTTCTTCAACTCCCTTGCAGTTGCAGCAGCCTCCTTCTCTCCCTTCCACTTCCTCCAGCAGTGAAGATTCTTCCACCAGATTTTACAGAGAAACAGACCCCTCCAGAAATGGGTTCCTCTCTAAAAGAACAGATGAAAATGCCAGCTCCCATTATGAT GGAATCGAAAGACCCGACGAGAATGCATACCAAAGGACGAGGTCATGGACATGGAGATAA
- the LOC116029480 gene encoding universal stress protein PHOS34-like yields MASPRNPPAVVESEHPPAVITHQPASPRFPPGTPTSRAHRKIAIAVDLSDESAHAVKWAVQNYLRPGDAVILLHVRPTSVLYGADWGAIDLSVDTEAASAGDEEAQQKVEDDFDNFTTTKANDVAQPLVDANIPFKIHIVKDHDMKERLCLEVERLGLSAMIMGSRGFGASRRNTKGRLGSVSDYCVHHCVCPVVVVRYPDEKDGRAASGGGGSAKAAAKDTLGLHPVPEEEPIYHDASDKATDA; encoded by the exons atggCGTCACCGAGAAACCCACCGGCGGTGGTGGAATCTGAGCATCCGCCGGCGGTGATTACGCACCAGCCAGCTTCCCCTCGCTTCCCTCCGGGCACGCCCACCTCCCGGGCCCACCGGAAGATCGCCATCGCAGTCGATCTCAGCGATGAGAGCGCTCACGCCGTGAAGTGGGCGGTCCAAAATTATCTCCGTCCAGGCGACGCCGTAATCCTCCTCCACGTCCGGCCGACCTCCGTCCTCTACGGCGCGGATTGGGGCGCCATCGATCTCTCCGTCGACACCGAGGCCGCCTCCGCCGGCGACGAGGAGGCTCAGCAGAAGGTCGAGGACGATTTCGACAATTTCACCACTACTAAGGCCAACGACGTGGCGCAGCCGCTGGTGGACGCGAATATTCCGTTCAAGATCCATATCGTGAAGGACCACGACATGAAGGAGCGGCTGTGCTTGGAAGTGGAGCGGCTAGGGTTGAGCGCCATGATCATGGGGAGCCGAGGATTCGGCGCGTCTCGGCGCAACACTAAAGGCCGGCTTGGGAGCGTTAGCGATTACTGCGTCCACCACTGCGTTTGCCCTGTTGTGGTGGTCAGATATCCCGATGAGAAAGACGGCCGTGCAGcctccggcggcggcggctcaGCCAAAGCGGCGGCCAAGGACACTTTAGGGCTTCACCCTGTCCCAGAGGAAGAGCCCATATATCATGATGCCTCCGACAAGGCTACAG ATGCATAG
- the LOC116029378 gene encoding uncharacterized protein LOC116029378, producing MGEMEALEKGVVGGEGRGEEEERLLEGVAVLDFDMLCATVAMQAQNGKWGKFVNLNDEEDIGGYGYGNGDGRGAFRMWEGELLYDCLDDRRIAIQSTCCPCYRFGKNMKRAGSGSGLIQGFIYMVAVVIALLNMLAFAITKRHYFLYLAIAFTISIGAYLGFHRTQIRKKFNIRGSDSSLDDCVYHLICPCCTLCQEARTLEMNNVQDGIWHGRGDTVCVGSYCVGDKAFFGLNPPAVLSMKSPEPIAPLITPNDANQPNASDVGHPSLLA from the exons ATGGGGGAAATGGAGGCGTTGGAGAAGGGCGTGGTTGGCGGCGAGGGCAGaggggaggaggaggagaggTTGTTGGAAGGTGTGGCTGTGTTGGATTTCGATATGCTGTGCGCCACGGTGGCCATGCAGGCCCAGAACGGGAAATGGGGGAAGTTTGTGAATTTGAACGATGAAGAGGATATCGGTGGGTATGGATATGGGAATGGAGACGGGAGAGGGGCTTTCCGGATGTGGGAAGGCGAGCTTCTCTATGATTGTCTCGATGATCGTCGAATCGCTATTCAATCCACTTG TTGTCCTTGCTACAGATTTGGGAAAAACATGAAACGAGCTGGTTCTGGGTCTGGTTTAATTCAG GGATTTATTTACATGGTCGCTGTCGTGATTGCACTTCTAAACATGTTAGCATTTGCCATTACCAAGAGACACTATTTTCTATATTTAGCCATTGCCTTTACGATCTCCATTGGAGCATATTTGGGGTTCCACCGAACCCAAATTAGGAAGAAGTTCAATATTAGG GGTAGTGATAGTTCTTTGGATGATTGTGTCTACCATCTGATTTGTCCATGTTGCACCTTATGCCAG GAGGCAAGAACATTAGAAATGAACAATGTCCAAGATGGCATCTGGCATGGTAGAGGCGATACAGTCTGTGTAGGAAGCTATTGTGTAGGTGATAAGGCGTTCTTTGGACTAAATCCTCCCGCTGTCCTCTCTATGAAGTCCCCTGAACCCATTGCCCCCCTCATAACACCAAACGACGCCAATCAACCAAACGCTTCTGATGTTGGACACCCATCTCTACTGGcctaa
- the LOC116029377 gene encoding uncharacterized protein LOC116029377 encodes MAAALHLATENGSNTSTPRSYRDDGAAASMQAQPSTPVRLMCSFGGKILPRPFDNQLRYVGGDTRIVALDRRATFSSLVAKLSKLSGLVNMCLKYQLPNEDLDALITVTSDEDVENMVEEYDRLQLAHAAQKSARLRIFLFANEGDHSAPASAITSILDGSAKSEQWFIDALNCEPVLERGRSEVSSVISDAPDYLFDNLDDRPREFRLKNKKVLHDNVSNSDPGSPAPVFPAPFCSTPSLTVPPTVTVMPALPPVKTKPDKPVPAVESKETPTGSVSEPVPQQQSGYPGSPFSQYSRPQVQPVPVYYVTAGPFQPGNPMPIGAPYIQPPQFAVRQGQVPVGFSHPVSSIAQVQDGVVGQPKALDNHEMSQRVATDGVNLPMFHGVRNAGIAPSYAGAVAAGGEEMHGRPILERKVVRNSQAT; translated from the coding sequence ATGGCGGCGGCTCTCCATCTTGCAACCGAGAATGGCTCCAATACTTCCACTCCGCGCTCGTACCGAGACGACGGCGCCGCCGCTTCCATGCAAGCGCAGCCGTCGACGCCGGTGCGCTTGATGTGCAGCTTCGGCGGGAAAATCCTCCCCCGTCCCTTCGACAATCAGCTGCGCTACGTCGGCGGCGACACCCGCATAGTGGCGCTGGACCGTCGCGCCACCTTCTCGTCCCTGGTCGCCAAACTGTCGAAACTGTCGGGGCTTGTGAATATGTGCTTGAAATACCAGCTCCCCAACGAGGACCTGGACGCTCTCATCACCGTCACGTCCGACGAGGACGTGGAGAATATGGTGGAGGAGTACGACCGGCTTCAGCTGGCTCACGCCGCTCAGAAATCGGCTCGATTGCggatttttctttttgctaaCGAAGGTGATCACTCCGCGCCGGCTTCCGCCATCACGTCGATTCTCGACGGCTCGGCTAAGAGCGAGCAGTGGTTCATCGACGCGCTTAACTGTGAACCGGTTTTGGAGCGTGGACGGTCCGAGGTTTCCTCCGTTATTTCGGACGCGCCGGATTATTTGTTCGACAATTTGGACGACCGGCCTCGCGAGTTTAGGTTGAAGAATAAGAAGGTTTTGCATGACAATGTTTCGAATTCGGATCCGGGTTCACCCGCTCCCGTCTTTCCCGCCCCGTTCTGCTCCACCCCGTCGTTAACGGTTCCGCCTACCGTCACCGTCATGCCGGCTCTCCCACCCGTCAAAACAAAACCGGATAAGCCGGTTCCCGCCGTAGAATCCAAAGAAACGCCGACTGGAAGTGTTTCCGAGCCGGTTCCACAACAACAATCCGGGTACCCCGGAAGCCCGTTTTCGCAATATTCAAGACCGCAAGTGCAACCCGTACCCGTTTACTACGTGACGGCGGGTCCATTCCAGCCCGGGAATCCGATGCCCATTGGCGCTCCATATATTCAACCACCACAATTCGCCGTCCGTCAAGGTCAAGTTCCGGTCGGGTTTTCTCATCCAGTTTCTAGCATAGCCCAAGTTCAAGACGGCGTCGTTGGGCAGCCTAAGGCTTTGGACAACCATGAAATGTCTCAAAGGGTCGCAACCGACGGCGTGAATCTTCCGATGTTCCATGGGGTAAGAAACGCCGGAATCGCTCCAAGTTATGCGGGTGCGGTGGCCGCCGGCGGGGAAGAAATGCATGGTCGACCAATTCTTGAAAGAAAAGTGGTTCGAAACTCCCAAGCAACATAA